A segment of the Zavarzinia compransoris genome:
ATGGGCGATCAGGTGGACGCCGCGCCCCTCCCGCGCCAGGGCGGCAGTGATCGAATCGACCAGGAAGGGCATGTCGTCGGTCACGGTCTCGACCACCGTATGCGGGCTGTGCCAGCCGTGGCTGTCGAGGCGGGGATTGAAGACGCGGACGAGGTGGCCGCCGGCCGGGCGTTCGGCGGCAAAGCGCCAATGGCCGAGGGCGGCGCCGAACAGGGCCTCGGCGCCATGGGCCAGCAAGTCCTCGGAACCGAGGCGGGCGAAATAATGGCCGGCCATCTCGGCGATTTCATCCGCGCCCGTGGTCAGGCGGGCCTTCGCCTGGCCGATGATGGCTTGCAGCTGGTCTTCTCGCGCCTGGTTCGCTTTGTTCTCGACCATCATGGGTCCCCTGCGTTCGCCTCGGCCTGCCGCCAGCCTAGCCGACCTCGGTTACAGGGCCAAGGCGGGGTTACCGGGCCAAGGCGGGCGGAGTACCTGTCTGGCCGGCGCCGCGGCGGCTACCTAAATCGGCGGACATCGGCTAATGTCGCGCCATGCCGGGAAGCACCATTCCGTCCTTGTACGAACGCGATTTCTACGCCTGGGCCAATGAACAGGCGGCGCTGCTGCGTGCCGGCAAGCTGGCGGCGGCCGACATCGAGCATATCGCCGAGGAAATCGAGAGCATGGGCAAGACCGAAAAACGCGAACTGGTAAGCCGGTTGGCGGTCCTGCTCCTGCATCTGCTGAAATGGCGATACCAGCCGGAATGCCGTTCCGCCTCGTGGGAAGCGACGATCGAGGTGCAGCGGCGGGATCTGGCCGTCCATCTCAAAGACAACCCGAGCCTGAAGGCGAAAGTGCCGGAAGCCGTCGACTATGCCTATGGCAACGCCCGGATCGAGGCCGCCGCCGAAACCGGCCTGCCGAAGCCGACCTTCCCGGAAGAGTGTCCCTGGTCTTTCGATCAGGCGATCAGCGAAGATTTCTGGCCCGACTGAATTCGGCGGCCGGCGCGCTCACTCCCCGGGCGGGACCAGGCGCCAGGCGGGCTGCCGGCCCTTGGCCGCCGCCCGGCGGTCCTGCACCGTCAGCCAGAAGCGGTAGACGGCGAGATCGAAGCGGTCGAACAGGCGGAAGGGCAGGCCGGGCAGGGGGTTGAACGGGTTGGTCCGCGCCATCGACCAGATCTCGAGCCGGCTGGCCGGGCGCAGGCTGGCGTCGCCCCGGCGGTGCAGGCCCCTGGTATCGGCGACGATCAGGGTGTTCTTCCGCACCGCGAAGGCGCGCGGCGGCGGCAGGTCCAGCCCTGCCAGCTCGTCGGGCGAGACGCGGAACGAGCCGCGCGCCGAGAGAATGTCCGGCCCCATCTTTTCGGTGATGCTGCGCCGCCATTCGAATTTCGCCCGCTTCCAGGTCAGCCGGTGCGAGCCGGGAACATAGGTGAAGGGGCCGTTGGTGCCGTCGACATCGTCGAGGAACAGCCAGGCCTTCATGGTCGGCTGGAACGTGTCGGCGTGGATCTTGGTCTGGGGATCGGGCAGGCCGGGCAGGACGCCGGAGCGAATCGTCTGCACCCATTGGCCCGGAATGCGCAGCCGGCCGGCGACATAGCCGAGCAGGCGGCGATAGCGCCGGTCCGCCAGCAGGCGCCGCGCCGCCGGCAGGCGGGCCAGGGTCTCGCCGTCCAGCAGGATGCGGTGGGTGATCGTGTCGCCCTGGTGGCATTCCCGCCCGGGCGCCCGGAAGGCACGGATTTCCGCCTCCAGGGCGGCGAAATCGGCGGCCGGCAGGAAATCCGCCTTCAGGATGAAGCCGTCGCGGCCGAACGCGGCCCGGTCGGCGGCGGAAACGGTCGGCGCAAGCAAAAGTCGGCGAAAAGCCATCACCCGATCTGCGACGAATAGTCGCAGGACATGCAGGCCCAGCCGGTTCAACCAGACGCTGCCGATGACCGGGTTGTCGATAAACGACTTCGCGCCAGTCCCAAGGGACAGGATTTGAAACGGCAGCGCAAGCACGCGCCGGAAAGCCAAGCCCACGGATTTCGGGCGTTGCGGCGGATTCTGGGGAACGCTGGTCATGGCGCGAAGATAAGCCTCCGCGGTCGCAAACGAAACAAGTCTTCATCGCAGCTTGGGACTGAGGGAATCGCCCGGGTTCGCACTACCATTTGGCAATATTACAGTCCTGTGTTAGGAAAACGTGCCGGGGGGCACATTAGTGAAAGATCTCGGTCCCCGCTTGGGCGCAAGGTGTCGGGGCTTAGCGGGTACAAGGAGAATATCGATGCCGTCCAAGGCAAATCCCGTCGACGTTCATGTCGGGGCTCGGGTCAAGCTCCGCCGTCAGCTTCTGGGCTTCAGTCAGACCGAACTGGGCAATGCGCTCGATCTGACTTTCCAGCAGGTGCAGAAGTACGAGAAGGGAACGAATCGCATTTCGGCCTCCAAGCTGCACAAGATGGCCGAAGTGCTGGACGTGCCGATCTCGTTCTTTTTCGACGGTGTCGAAGGCGCCAAGCCCGATTCGGATTCGGGCGACCTCGACATGATGTCCCGGTCGGAGACCATCAGCCTCGTGCGCGCCTATTACGCGATCGAGGACGATGCCGTCCGCCGCAAGGTGATCGAACTGCTGCGCACCCTGGGCAAGGACCCGGCTGCCGCCTGAGTCATCCGGACCCTCAATTCATAGGACCCCGGGCGACGGGGCTTCCGTTCCGACGCGGCCCGCCTTTCTCCGAAGGGCGGGCCTCGTGCGTTCCGTGGCCGTGCGTGCTAATGTCCCACGATGATCACCCCGGCGCATATCCGGCAACCGGACGGCATGACGCGCAAGCGCCTGCTGCTGATCCACTGCGCCCGCATCGGCTATCGGCCTTAGGTCGGCCGCCTCGTTTCATTGCCCCTGCCGTTTTCGCGTTTTCCGACGAGGCCTTGCCATGACCGCTTCTCCCGTCCGCAATTCGACCGCCGCCCTTCAGGCCGCCGACGCCCGCCACCACCTGCACCCCTTCACCGACCATGCCGGCCTGGCCGCCAAGGGCGCCCGGGTCGTCACCCGCGCCGAGGGCGTGCGGCTGTGGGATTCCGAGGGCAAGAGCCTGCTCGACGGCATGTCCGGCCTCTGGTGCGTCAATGTCGGCTATGGCCGCGCCGATCTCGCCGAGGTGGCGAAGCGGCAGCTGCTCGAACTGCCCTATTACAATACGTTCTTCCAGACCACCCATCCGCCGGTGGTGGCCCTGTCCGAGAAACTGGCCTCGATCGCGCCGGCGGGCATGGATCTGGTCACCTTCGCCGGCTCGGGGTCGGAGGCGAATGATTCGATCGCCAAGCTGGTGCGCTATTTCTGGAATCTCCAGGGCAAGCCGCGCAAGAAGACGATCATCAGCCGCAATTACGCCTATCACGGCGTCACCATGCAGGCGGCCTCGCTCTCGGGGCTGACCGCCATGCACCCGCAGTTCGACCTGCCGCTGCCCGGCGTCGTCCATGTCGAGGCGCCCTATTGGTATGCCCATGGCGGCGATCTCTCGCCCGACGAGTTCGGCCTGAAGGCGGCCCGCGCGGTCGAGCGGAAGATCCTGGAACTGGGGCCCGAGACTGTCGGCGCCTTCATCGGCGAGCCGATCCAGGGCGCCGGCGGCGTGATCATCCCGCCCGCCACCTATTGGCCCGAGATCATGCGCATCTGCCGCCAGTACGACGTCCTCGTCATCGCCGACGAAGTGATCTGCGGCTTCGGCCGCACCGGCAATTGGTTCGGCAGCCAGACCTTCGGCATCCAGCCCGATTTCATGACCATGGCCAAGGGCCTGACCTCGGGCTATATCCCCATGGCCGGGATCATGATGGGCGGCCGCGTGGCCGAGACCTTCCGCAGCGCGGGCGAGGAAATCGTCCACGGCTTCACCTATTCCGGCCATCCGGTGGCGGCGGCGGTCGCGGTCCGCAACATCGAGATCATGGAAGAGGAAAGCCTGGTGGCCAAGGCCGGCGGCGAGATCGGCGCCTATTTCCAGGACCAGCTGCGCGGCCTGGCCGATCACCGGCTGGTCGGCGAGGTCCGGGGCGTCGGCATGATCGCCGCCATCGAACTGGTCGAGCACAAGCCGAGCCGGGCCTTCTTCGATCCCAAGCGGAATGTCGGCACCCAGTGCCGCAACCATTGCTTCGCCAATGGCCTCGTCATGCGGGCCTGCCGCGATGTCATGGTGCTGGCCCCGCCGCTGTCGATCTCGAAGACCGAGATCGACGAATTGGTCGGCCTGGCCGCCCAGTGCATCGAACTTACCGCCCGCGACCTCGGGCGGTAAGTCCGGAACTTCAGGCGGCGGCCGTCCCCCAGGCGTCCATGGCCAGGATGCCGTAGGTATAGGAACGGTGGCGGGCAATCACCCGCTCGCCCGGGAAGGCCGCGCCGAGCACGGTGAAGAGGGGCAGGAAATGCTCCTCCGTCGGGTGGTTCTGCGGGCCGAAGGGCGCCTTTTCGCGATAGGCGATCAGGCTGTCGATATCGCCGGCCTCGATGGTCTCGGCCACCCAGTCGGCGAAGGCGACGACCCAGGGTTTCGCCGGCTGTTCCTGCACCGGGCTGCGGAACTCGTAGAGATTATGGGTCAGCGAG
Coding sequences within it:
- a CDS encoding DUF29 domain-containing protein; the encoded protein is MYERDFYAWANEQAALLRAGKLAAADIEHIAEEIESMGKTEKRELVSRLAVLLLHLLKWRYQPECRSASWEATIEVQRRDLAVHLKDNPSLKAKVPEAVDYAYGNARIEAAAETGLPKPTFPEECPWSFDQAISEDFWPD
- a CDS encoding phytanoyl-CoA dioxygenase family protein: MAFRRLLLAPTVSAADRAAFGRDGFILKADFLPAADFAALEAEIRAFRAPGRECHQGDTITHRILLDGETLARLPAARRLLADRRYRRLLGYVAGRLRIPGQWVQTIRSGVLPGLPDPQTKIHADTFQPTMKAWLFLDDVDGTNGPFTYVPGSHRLTWKRAKFEWRRSITEKMGPDILSARGSFRVSPDELAGLDLPPPRAFAVRKNTLIVADTRGLHRRGDASLRPASRLEIWSMARTNPFNPLPGLPFRLFDRFDLAVYRFWLTVQDRRAAAKGRQPAWRLVPPGE
- a CDS encoding helix-turn-helix domain-containing protein, producing MPSKANPVDVHVGARVKLRRQLLGFSQTELGNALDLTFQQVQKYEKGTNRISASKLHKMAEVLDVPISFFFDGVEGAKPDSDSGDLDMMSRSETISLVRAYYAIEDDAVRRKVIELLRTLGKDPAAA
- a CDS encoding aspartate aminotransferase family protein, whose amino-acid sequence is MTASPVRNSTAALQAADARHHLHPFTDHAGLAAKGARVVTRAEGVRLWDSEGKSLLDGMSGLWCVNVGYGRADLAEVAKRQLLELPYYNTFFQTTHPPVVALSEKLASIAPAGMDLVTFAGSGSEANDSIAKLVRYFWNLQGKPRKKTIISRNYAYHGVTMQAASLSGLTAMHPQFDLPLPGVVHVEAPYWYAHGGDLSPDEFGLKAARAVERKILELGPETVGAFIGEPIQGAGGVIIPPATYWPEIMRICRQYDVLVIADEVICGFGRTGNWFGSQTFGIQPDFMTMAKGLTSGYIPMAGIMMGGRVAETFRSAGEEIVHGFTYSGHPVAAAVAVRNIEIMEEESLVAKAGGEIGAYFQDQLRGLADHRLVGEVRGVGMIAAIELVEHKPSRAFFDPKRNVGTQCRNHCFANGLVMRACRDVMVLAPPLSISKTEIDELVGLAAQCIELTARDLGR